TAATTGATTTAACGGAGCTTTTAGAATCAAAATTTAGTTCCAACACCTTGTATGTGGCACTAATAGATTCATTCAAAAATTCGATTTCAACATTACAACATGATTTTGATAGCTTTGATCGGTATCGTTTTATTCAAAATTATACAGACAAGCAATTAGAATTATTGGTGAAAGTTCAAAAAGATTGGAACGTTGAGTTTCCTTTTGAAATGGCTATTTCCAATGAAGCAACTTCGCTGTTTGATTCCAATACATTAAATATATTTTATTTTTCAGATTATAAAAGTGATACGTTACGATTGAAAGAAAAACAGCTTTTAGGAAAGCAGTTATTTAATGATAAAATGCTATCTAAAAATTACAAAATGGCTTGCGCTACTTGTCATATAAAAGATAAAGCCTTTACAGATGGCAAAAAGACATTTGATGGTAATCAAATAAGAAATACACCAAGCTTACGCTACGCCGCATACCAACAAACGTTTTTTATGGATGGGCGTTCCGGTAGCTTAGAAGGTCAAATTGTTGGAGTTGCTGATAATCACGATGAGTTTAATTTGCCAATGGATTCTATTACAAATCGTGTACTCAAAAAACAGCCGTATAAAATTCAGTTTGATTCACTATATCAAGGGAAAAGAATGGAGTATAATGTTAGGCATGCTATAGCTTCTTACATCAGAACGTTAAATAGTTTTGACTCTAAATTTGATAAAAACGTAAATGGACTTGAAGATACATTGACGGAAGAAGAAATTTCTGGGTTTAATTTATTTATGGGAAAGGCGGTTTGTGCTACCTGTCATTTTGCTCCTTTATTTAATGGTACCGTACCTCCTGATTATAAAGATACCGAAATGGAATTGATAGGTGTACCTGAACAAAATGACACGATTAATGCGTTAATAAGTAGCGATTTAGGGAGGTATAATATGTTTAAGACAGCGCAACGAAAACATTTTTTTAAGACGCCTACGGTAAGAAATGTTGAAAAAACAAGTCCTTATATGCACAACGGAGTATATACAACACTAGAACAAGTTGTTGATTTTTATAATAGAGGTGGAGGGCAAGGAATAGGAATTGAAGCAGCATATCAAACCCTTCCTTTTGATAATTTAGCACTAACAGAGAAAGAGCAAGCCTCTTTGGTTGCTTTTATGAAAACACTAACCGACTCAGAATAAGGAATTTAATCCTCTCAAGTTTAGAGAGGGTTAAAATTTTTCAAAAACACCTAATCCAAATAAGGCAAAATCATACTTAGCAGGATCATTTGCATCCATTTTACGAAGATTTGCATCTAATTCTGCCAAGGCCTTAGCATCGTTTTGTTTTCGTTTAAGGAGTTTTAGTTTACGTGCTACATTACCAGAATGCACATCTAGCGGACACGATAAATAGGCACTGGGGATGGTATTCCATATACCAAAATCGACTCCTGTTGCAGCATCTCTAACCATC
This genomic stretch from Cellulophaga algicola DSM 14237 harbors:
- a CDS encoding cytochrome-c peroxidase, encoding MKAKTYTLGICLLLLLTTACKNDKKPLVLVTTDDEITKFYTSHLNNCIQYLEAMKGANQAEYNIDLYKKARFKFKAIEPILSAIDKNNYKSLNAPNILQVQEEDLTDVKIRNPFGFQVIEELLFGAETDSLALYNAIDLTKNRLKLLEKNTQINLKDHHLIWLFRNQIVRTATTGITGFDSPVLGQSLLESQITYQTLIDLTELLESKFSSNTLYVALIDSFKNSISTLQHDFDSFDRYRFIQNYTDKQLELLVKVQKDWNVEFPFEMAISNEATSLFDSNTLNIFYFSDYKSDTLRLKEKQLLGKQLFNDKMLSKNYKMACATCHIKDKAFTDGKKTFDGNQIRNTPSLRYAAYQQTFFMDGRSGSLEGQIVGVADNHDEFNLPMDSITNRVLKKQPYKIQFDSLYQGKRMEYNVRHAIASYIRTLNSFDSKFDKNVNGLEDTLTEEEISGFNLFMGKAVCATCHFAPLFNGTVPPDYKDTEMELIGVPEQNDTINALISSDLGRYNMFKTAQRKHFFKTPTVRNVEKTSPYMHNGVYTTLEQVVDFYNRGGGQGIGIEAAYQTLPFDNLALTEKEQASLVAFMKTLTDSE